A single genomic interval of Acidovorax sp. 1608163 harbors:
- a CDS encoding DUF3422 family protein: MPPTIRPTQHPHRVLLHNEIHARPPEAMSSPLAIAHVVMLADAAEREASRAHVAALLRDHHLALPDADTTHLRMDLGAFRIRWELHTEFVSWTFMVPTAMDAFGEREPVSATTAVPREWLAALPGQCLCSLNLWALPTHQFGSGTLVKHVLHEDTLVASTVADGHGEVYTDFAIHADGFSRMVLLAGGMTPRRLGRLVQRLLEIETYRMAALLGLPAAREASSVLAFAERELAELANAIRTANRDDEPALLDRLTRLAGQVESQYAATHSRFSASSAYFELVDKRIQDIAESRLAGMQTIGEFMDRRLTPARSTCEWAARRQDALSQRVSRMSNLLRTRVEIEQQQSSQALLATMNQRQDLQLKLQSTVEGLSVAAITYYIVGLVSYLAKGGKALGWPLSPESTAAIAIPVVALGVWWSLRRLHHRLFRKH; encoded by the coding sequence ATGCCACCCACGATCCGCCCCACGCAGCACCCGCACCGGGTCTTGCTGCACAACGAAATCCACGCCCGCCCGCCAGAGGCCATGTCTTCGCCCCTGGCCATCGCCCATGTCGTGATGCTGGCCGATGCCGCAGAACGCGAGGCCAGCCGGGCGCATGTGGCCGCGCTGCTCAGAGACCACCATCTGGCTTTGCCCGATGCAGACACCACCCACTTGCGCATGGACCTGGGGGCCTTTCGCATTCGCTGGGAACTGCACACCGAGTTTGTCTCCTGGACCTTCATGGTGCCCACGGCCATGGACGCGTTTGGAGAGCGCGAGCCCGTGAGTGCGACGACGGCGGTGCCGCGTGAGTGGCTGGCCGCTTTGCCGGGGCAGTGCCTTTGTAGCCTGAACTTGTGGGCGTTGCCCACGCACCAGTTTGGGTCCGGCACGCTCGTCAAGCATGTGCTGCACGAAGACACGCTGGTGGCATCGACCGTGGCCGATGGGCACGGTGAGGTGTACACCGACTTCGCCATCCATGCCGATGGTTTTTCGCGCATGGTGCTGCTGGCCGGTGGCATGACGCCCCGCCGCCTGGGCCGCCTGGTGCAGCGCCTGCTGGAAATTGAAACCTACCGCATGGCCGCGCTGCTGGGCCTGCCTGCTGCGCGCGAGGCTTCTTCTGTACTGGCCTTTGCCGAGCGCGAGCTGGCCGAGCTGGCCAACGCCATCCGCACGGCCAACCGCGACGATGAGCCCGCGCTGCTGGACCGCCTGACCCGGCTGGCCGGGCAGGTGGAGAGCCAGTACGCGGCCACGCATTCCCGCTTCTCGGCCAGCAGCGCTTACTTTGAACTGGTGGACAAGCGCATCCAGGACATTGCCGAGTCGCGCCTGGCAGGCATGCAGACCATCGGTGAGTTCATGGACCGGCGCCTGACCCCTGCGCGCAGCACCTGTGAGTGGGCCGCGCGCCGCCAGGATGCGCTGTCGCAGCGGGTCTCGCGCATGAGCAATCTGCTGCGCACCCGGGTCGAGATCGAGCAGCAGCAAAGCAGCCAGGCCTTGCTGGCCACCATGAACCAGCGGCAGGATTTGCAGCTCAAGCTGCAGTCCACGGTGGAGGGCCTGTCGGTGGCTGCCATCACCTACTACATCGTGGGCTTGGTGTCTTACCTGGCCAAAGGGGGCAAAGCGCTGGGGTGGCCGCTGTCACCAGAATCCACCGCGGCCATCGCCATCCCTGTGGTGGCCCTGGGGGTCTGGTGGTCGCTGCGGCGCTTGCACCACCGGCTGTTCCGCAAGCACTGA